One window from the genome of Rariglobus hedericola encodes:
- the ccoG gene encoding cytochrome c oxidase accessory protein CcoG, translating to MKTPVPFVRPNRDFVTTIREDGSRLFLHPADVRGLFTQARRWSGWLLIAIYLSLPWIPVGGHPAVFLDIADRRFHLFGFTLAFQDTWLMFFGITGLGFGLFFITALLGRLWCGWACPQTVFLEHVYRRVERWLEGDAVRRRQLDAQPWTALKIIRRGGKQVIFFVLSAVIAHLFLAYYVSITELWTMMSDAPATHWAAFVFVFIFTSILYFNFAWFREQLCIVICPYGRLQSALIDDHSLVIGYDATRGEPRGKLGTPDAGACIDCNRCVQVCPTGIDIRQGLQLECIGCAACVDACDEVMDKVHRPQGLVRYDSLAGFAGGRTRWLRPRTIVYAVLLMVGATVAVWALSTVRPANLAITRLTGAPYFVTDDVVRNQFLVRIVNKTDHAARFVITLPGAPAALMRTGLDEGVELAPLAEDVRSLVLQMPRSHYEGGFVLTVRLADEAGTFSLERTAQFVGPDKELLDEDAREKKEQHP from the coding sequence ATGAAAACTCCCGTCCCCTTTGTCCGACCCAACCGCGATTTCGTCACCACGATTCGCGAGGATGGATCGCGGCTTTTTTTGCATCCGGCGGATGTGCGCGGACTGTTCACCCAAGCACGCCGGTGGTCGGGGTGGTTGTTGATCGCGATCTATCTTTCGCTGCCGTGGATTCCGGTGGGCGGACATCCCGCGGTTTTTCTGGATATCGCGGACCGGCGATTCCACCTCTTCGGGTTCACGCTGGCATTTCAGGACACGTGGCTGATGTTTTTCGGCATCACCGGTCTGGGGTTTGGCTTGTTTTTTATCACGGCGTTGCTCGGTCGCTTGTGGTGCGGCTGGGCTTGTCCGCAAACGGTATTTCTCGAGCACGTGTATCGCCGTGTGGAGCGCTGGCTCGAAGGCGATGCGGTGCGTCGCCGGCAGCTTGATGCGCAGCCATGGACGGCCTTGAAGATCATCCGCCGCGGAGGGAAACAGGTGATCTTCTTCGTGCTCTCGGCGGTGATCGCGCACTTGTTTCTAGCCTACTACGTTTCGATTACCGAGTTGTGGACGATGATGAGCGATGCACCCGCCACGCACTGGGCGGCATTTGTCTTTGTGTTCATCTTCACGAGTATTCTCTACTTCAACTTTGCGTGGTTCCGTGAGCAGTTGTGCATCGTCATCTGTCCTTACGGTCGCCTGCAATCGGCGCTGATCGATGACCATTCGCTGGTGATTGGCTATGATGCCACGCGCGGCGAGCCCCGCGGTAAACTGGGCACGCCTGATGCCGGTGCCTGCATCGATTGCAATCGCTGCGTGCAAGTCTGCCCGACGGGCATCGATATCCGCCAAGGGCTTCAACTCGAGTGCATCGGCTGCGCGGCGTGCGTGGATGCATGCGACGAAGTGATGGACAAGGTCCACCGTCCGCAGGGACTGGTGCGTTACGATTCGCTCGCCGGTTTTGCAGGTGGACGCACCCGCTGGCTGCGTCCGAGGACAATCGTTTATGCGGTGCTGTTGATGGTGGGTGCGACCGTGGCGGTATGGGCACTCTCGACGGTGCGTCCGGCCAATCTGGCCATCACGCGGCTGACCGGTGCGCCGTATTTCGTGACCGACGACGTGGTGCGAAATCAGTTCCTCGTGCGTATCGTGAACAAGACCGATCACGCTGCCCGTTTCGTGATCACGCTGCCCGGTGCCCCCGCCGCGCTGATGCGCACCGGCTTGGACGAAGGCGTGGAACTCGCGCCGCTGGCGGAAGACGTTCGTTCGCTGGTGTTGCAGATGCCGCGTTCGCATTACGAAGGAGGTTTCGTGCTCACGGTGCGTCTGGCCGATGAGGCGGGCACGTTTTCCCTAGAGCGAACGGCGCAGTTTGTAGGTCCGGACAAAGAGCTCCTCGACGAAGACGCCCGTGAAAAAAAGGAGCAGCATCCATGA
- a CDS encoding sulfite exporter TauE/SafE family protein, whose product MEFASINTPAAAFVAGLVTSLHCAGMCGPLTCMMAPAREDRVDPFTVATVYHGARLVGYAILGAVAGGLGRLPFDLAGGSAVSVLPWVLVGFFLVVGLRLEKRLPRLAVLTRLQWKLQSALRGRSRLRMAAVMGAATPILPCGPLYFLIAISAFAGSGVRGAEFMLAFGLGTVPLLWLVQANYGRLQLKLTPAVLGRVQAGLALVTALVLTWRLSAQGGDFLCR is encoded by the coding sequence ATGGAATTCGCGAGCATCAACACTCCGGCGGCGGCCTTCGTGGCGGGACTCGTGACGAGCCTGCATTGCGCGGGCATGTGCGGTCCGCTCACCTGTATGATGGCGCCGGCGCGCGAAGACCGGGTCGATCCGTTCACGGTAGCGACGGTCTATCACGGCGCACGTCTGGTGGGGTATGCGATTTTGGGTGCGGTGGCGGGTGGTCTGGGGCGGCTGCCATTTGACCTCGCGGGAGGCTCGGCGGTGAGCGTGCTGCCATGGGTGCTGGTCGGATTCTTTTTGGTGGTGGGACTGCGCTTGGAAAAACGACTGCCGCGGCTGGCCGTGCTCACCCGGCTCCAGTGGAAACTGCAAAGCGCGCTGCGTGGACGCTCGCGATTACGCATGGCTGCGGTGATGGGCGCGGCGACGCCGATCCTGCCGTGCGGGCCGCTTTATTTCCTCATCGCGATTTCCGCCTTCGCCGGATCGGGGGTGCGCGGGGCGGAGTTTATGTTGGCGTTTGGTTTGGGGACGGTGCCCTTGCTCTGGCTCGTGCAGGCGAATTACGGACGGCTTCAGTTGAAGCTCACGCCTGCAGTGCTCGGCCGGGTGCAAGCGGGATTGGCACTGGTAACGGCGCTCGTGTTGACGTGGCGGTTGAGCGCGCAAGGAGGCGATTTTTTATGTCGGTGA
- a CDS encoding cbb3-type cytochrome c oxidase N-terminal domain-containing protein, translated as MNPNKPESIPGEDPIREHVFDGIAEYDRRLPNWWLATLYAGIVFAILYWMVTQHFSHATDETRLAVEMQRIEAEKISNSGGVLDDATLWKMSRNPVFVEAGRATFQSTCASCHNAALTGGIGPNLIDSIWIHGGTPIDVLRTINEGVPAKGMPTWGPVLGGKKVSEVTAFILSHHQEP; from the coding sequence ATGAATCCGAATAAACCTGAATCCATTCCCGGCGAAGATCCGATTCGTGAGCACGTGTTTGACGGAATCGCCGAATATGACCGGCGTCTGCCCAACTGGTGGCTGGCGACGCTCTATGCCGGCATCGTCTTCGCGATCCTCTATTGGATGGTGACGCAACATTTCAGTCATGCGACCGATGAGACACGGCTCGCCGTGGAGATGCAGCGCATTGAAGCAGAGAAAATCAGCAACTCCGGCGGTGTGCTGGATGACGCCACGCTCTGGAAGATGAGCCGTAACCCCGTGTTCGTGGAAGCAGGGCGCGCCACGTTCCAGTCCACGTGTGCCAGTTGCCACAATGCCGCGCTCACCGGAGGCATCGGTCCTAACCTCATCGACAGTATTTGGATTCACGGCGGCACGCCGATCGATGTGCTGCGCACGATCAACGAAGGCGTGCCTGCCAAAGGCATGCCGACGTGGGGTCCGGTTCTGGGCGGAAAAAAGGTCTCCGAGGTCACTGCGTTTATTCTCAGTCATCATCAGGAGCCTTAA